A portion of the Cryptomeria japonica chromosome 5, Sugi_1.0, whole genome shotgun sequence genome contains these proteins:
- the LOC131875723 gene encoding uncharacterized protein LOC131875723, whose product MAPFELVYGIGAQVSLPLELSAAKLQSVIEDQFFKNSLEKRVMYLHKLENERDRLVDHITEHQMNVKRIFDKKARPRNFLKNDEVLLWDKRKEPKGTHGKFESLWKGPFFISEVVGPNTFRLKYPDGTILPFTYNGQDLKLVKF is encoded by the coding sequence atgGCTCCGTTTGAATTAGTATATGGGATTGGAGCTCAGGTATCTTTACCCCTGGAGTTATCGGCAGCTAAATTGCAATCGGTCATTGAAGATCAATTCTTtaaaaattcattggagaagagagTCATGTACCTGCACAAGCTGGAAAATGAGAGGGACAGATTAGTTGATCACATCACGGAACACCAGATGAATGTAAAGCGCATTTTTGATAAGAAAGCTCGACCAAGAAACTTCCTTAAGAATGATGAAGTTCTCCTGTGGGATAAGAGGAAAGAACCGAAAGGAACACACGGAAAATTTGAATCTCTTTGGAAAGGTCCGTTCTTTATTTCAGAAGTGGTTGGTCCTAATACTTTCCGTTTGAAATACCCAGATGGAACAATTCTGCCTTTTACATATAACGGGCAGGATTTGAAGCTGGTCAAATTCTAA